One region of Triticum aestivum cultivar Chinese Spring chromosome 6B, IWGSC CS RefSeq v2.1, whole genome shotgun sequence genomic DNA includes:
- the LOC123139195 gene encoding transcription factor bHLH121 → MAGSNKLGPPFQHLLVPDVAPRCPRIFFNTGGATAVSPVEVVAAPVTSSCRIRHHRKEEEEMGSRVGERRNRGAAMRLVKCVYFATNSSPLTLLPTLSHPVLARLATGKEATTRLRPRASAPTMDPQEDGFFYSHHGACHADSSQGTECKAQSSVTARKVHKADRERMRRDKLNEQFMELGTTLDPDRPRHDKATILGDTVQMLKDLTSQVNKLKAEYSSLFEEECELTKEKNELWSEKASLKSDVDNLNNHYQQRIQMLYPWTTMEPSVLIGAPPSYPFSLQVPIPAGAVTMHPQLQPCPFFQNQTLGAISNPCTHMAYSQSCHAPSDQPSSQFSTPVPLSSSNRSHSPAQDCRSKSPSLQQASCGGRNDDFGDVATDLELKTPGSSAPSHSEITNKPQITICDHAIFERQQDTNITYGLGTSQPE, encoded by the exons ATGGCCGGTTCCAACAAATTGGGGCCGCCGTTCCAGCATCTGCTGGTGCCTGATGTAGCACCGCGGTGTCCGCGCATCTTCTTCAACACCGGTGGTGCCACCGCCGTGTCGCCGGTCGAGGTCGTTGCAGCTCCGGTGACCAGCAGTTGTCGCatccgccaccaccg caaggaggaggaggagatgggcaGCCGCGTTGGTGAGCGGAGGAACAGAGGGGCAGCCATGCGATTG GTCAAATGCGTATATTTTGCCACCAATAGCTCCCCTTTGACACTCCTCCCCACGCTATCCCATCCTGTGCTTGCACGGCTCGCCACTGGGAAGGAGGCGACCACGCGCCTCCGCCCACGCGCCTCCGCCCCCACCATGGACCCGCAGGAGGATGGCTTCTTCTACTCACACCATGGCGCGTGCCATGCCGATTCCAG TCAAGGGACGGAATGTAAAGCCCAGAGTTCGGTTACCGCTCGCAAGGTTCACAAGGCTGACCGTGAGAGAATGCGACGAGACAAATTGAATGAGCAGTTTATGGAATTGGGAACCACACTTG ACCCAGATCGGCCCAGGCATGATAAGGCTACTATTCTTGGTGATACAGTTCAGATGCTCAAGGATTTGACTTCTCAAGTAAACAAGCTTAAAGCTGAATACTCTTCTCTCTTTGAAGAAGAATGTGAG TTGACTAAAGAAAAAAATGAGCTTTGGAGTGAAAAAGCTTCGCTGAAGTCTGATGTTGATAATTTGAACAACCACTATCAGCAACGTATTCAAATGTTATACCCGTGGACTACAATGGAGCCTTCTGTACTCATTGGGGCACCTCCATCATATCCCTTCTCGCTACAAGTTCCTATACCCGCTGGTGCTGTAACTATGCATCCACAGCTTCAGCCATGCCCTTTCTTCCAAAATCAAACTTTAGGAGCCATCTCGAATCCATGTACTCACATGGCATACAGTCAATCCTGTCATGCTCCTAGTGATCAACCATCTAGCCAGTTCAGTACTCCAGTTCCGCTTTCAAGTAGTAATCGATCTCACTCTCCTGCACAAGACTGTAGAAGCAAGTCACCTTCACTTCAGCAAGCAAGCTGTGGAGGGAGAAATGATGATTTTGGTGATGTTGCAACTGACTTGGAACTAAAAACTCCTGGTTCCTCAGCTCCTTCACATTCAGAGATCACTAACAAG